Proteins from one Malassezia vespertilionis chromosome 2, complete sequence genomic window:
- a CDS encoding uncharacterized protein (EggNog:ENOG503PQJP; COG:S) yields MTFDLDWAVDTTFTSDSLNFKTEETEFAGMSLSDFSQLPSRGSIDSTWVDSPPSMADSFLSLDFGSPSEVASVHDSGFCMSGSYPEPFSVDSKKQMLFSPLETDAVLPSKLASFAKPAPIPCRATMHGNSASYPCASTDFTLFPKEEETAMHSTVSRSSLDPGADSSLVFALLNTLNGSPASTDTAKAPLETAAPHDLSSPVLVDDATTALDMAEKRVVHASHNTRKRRNVEDLLPIDAPVQPRNYRTESATSRRIFANSEVGSPDPASSTSSLDSNQDMDARSLKRLSNTLAARRSRHRKAEELKRLNDHIAELQKEAAMWKQRCEIAEKERDRAKLCYTST; encoded by the coding sequence ATGACATTTGACCTTGACTGGGCCGTGGACACGACTTTTACGTCCGACAGTCTAAATTTCAAAACGGAGGAGACAGAATTTGCTGGAATGTCTCTTTCTGACTTTTCGCAGCTACCTAGCCGTGGTAGCATTGATTCGACGTGGGTGGATTCGCCACCGAGCATGGCCGACTCGTTTTTGTCGCTCGACTTCGGCTCGCCATCCGAAGTTGCGTCGGTGCATGACAGCGGTTTCTGCATGAGCGGCTCTTATCCTGAGCCTTTTTCTGTCGACTCGAAAAAGCAAATGCTCTTTTCTCCGCTAGAGACGGACGCCGTGCTGCCGTCGAAACTGGCGAGCTTTGCCAAGCCCGCGCCGATTCCATGCCGTGCCACCATGCACGGAAACAGTGCTTCGTATCCCTGCGCCTCGACAGACTTCACCTTGTTTCCCAAGGAGGAGGAAACTGCCATGCATTCCACGGTTTCTAGGAGCAGCCTGGACCCGGGAGCCGATTCGAGCTTGGTATTTGCCCTGCTGAACACACTGAACGGCTCCCCAGCGAGCACAGACACGGCAAAGGCGCCGCTTGAAACTGCTGCACCGCATGATCTCTCTTCACCTGTCTTGGTGGACGATGCTACGACCGCCCTTGACATGGCCGAAAAACGCGTTGTGCATGCAAGTCACAAtacgcgcaagcgccgcaatgTGGAGGATCTTTTGCCGATCGACGCGCCTGTTCAACCACGCAACTACCGCACTGAGTCGGCAACCTCGCGTCGCATCTTTGCAAATAGCGAAGTTGGATCGCCCGACCCCGCATCGTCTACTAGCTCGTTGGATTCAAACCAGGACATGGATGCCCGGTCTCTAAAGCGTCTGAGCAACACGTTGGCTGCCCGTCGTAGTCGCCACCGCAAAGCCGAGGAGCTAAAGCGGCTCAACGACCATATTGCCGAGCTCCAAAAGGAGGCGGCCATGtggaagcagcgctgcgaaaTTGCGGAAAAGGAGCGCGATCGTGCAAAGCTATGTTATACGTCTACGTAG
- the GRX5 gene encoding monothiol glutaredoxin grx5 (EggNog:ENOG503P2U5; COG:O) has product MFVRQAITALARPTTAVSRIAMRVPTTPSLVRMLSNDTRSKIELAVKDDPLVVFMKGSPELPQCGFSRAVLQILQVQGVKPELVATYNCLEDTELRDGIKEYSDWPTIPQVYINGEFVGGCDIMLNMHQTGELESMLQKAGLLIAPTESEKSE; this is encoded by the exons ATGTTTGTTCGTCAAGCAATCACTGCACTTGCG CGCCCCACCACTGCGGTATCGCGCATTGCTATGCGTGTGCCGACCACGCCTTCGCTGGTACGCATGCTTTCCAACGacacgcgcagcaagatTGAACTTGCTGTCAAAGACGACCCGCTCGTCGTATTCATGAAGGGATCGCCGGAATTGCCCCAATGTGGTTTCtctcgcgctgtgctccaGATTTTGCAAGTTCAGGGCGTGAAGCCAGAGCTGGTGGCTACGTACAACTGCCTGGAGGACACTGAACTGCGCGATGGCATTAAAGAGTATAGCGACTGGCCTACTATTCCACAAGTGTACATTAATGGCGAGTTTGTTGGTGGCTGTGATATTATGCTGAACA TGCACCAAACGGGCGAATTGGAATCGATGCTGCAAAAAGCAGGCCTTCTAATCGCACCCACAGAAAGCGAGAAGTCCGAATAG
- a CDS encoding uncharacterized protein (BUSCO:EOG0926312D; EggNog:ENOG503NX3D; COG:S): protein MKENRDNAFSPVCAAPSATGPFDRAELVRIMLQALQDMGLHETATKLQLETGVESEHALIAELRAAVLAGDWSNAENMIAKCSWDDSIEVGSAPADEWDDRDTYLYIRFLLHEQEYLELLEAGASTAALRLLRQRIVPLARQPGRVMLLSSLVLHTHPEDLYRRASWDGSRGHSRQRLLDKIQRMISPSAMLPSQRLVHLLEQATMHQRLEDLYYVTGVNAEHDRPSLLRDHERDTSHFPRHNMYTLQGHTDEVWILRFSHNGKWLATGGKDRVVIVWDIGNGFHAHTRLVERESIHSIDWSPDDTKLLVTADEEITVWDMTTKRGTTFVEHLHTASARWLPHTMAGTSRVRVQACGPFVSGGMDAAILFWNEGGKVVEKVDTTPFRITSLDVSTDGRCMVALGWCPPKAQKPARQGAHSVREVRNRGASLSSPLPLSFGRGAYGIRFYGEGRTRVTSFGLLALPSDVDDVAPVGQEEEETPLHFDVNPAPSSDRASVERREGDHACVYVFDLVQRKQIYTLYLPNMLTNVAISSEGRYALLSEHRGDILLLDLSTMRLHQHYHGHHARDFTLRAAFGGAAQGPGERFGPSFVASGSEDARIYLWHRATGQLLETGNQHPHGAVNDVAWHPHNAEMLASCGDDGTVRIWQTGNAGLSITRTLPNTMEALHPESRMGRYSDRDLRQDTDTANPESRAGRHSDHDTTQGTDVTMDDDDEAPSSLDGEEHENESMAQETLRIRPAPRTARTRLTSSPPTSSGRLHEASSAATLSSPPPPRRPHPFPW, encoded by the coding sequence ATGAAAGAAAACAGGGATAATGCCTTTTCACCAGTGTGTGCAGCACCGAGTGCGACAGGTCCGTTTGACCGGGCAGAGCTTGTGCGGATCAtgctccaagcgctgcaagatATGGGTCTGCACGAAACGGCGACCAAGCTGCAGCTAGAAACTGGCGTCGAGTCGGAGCATGCATTAATCGCCGAactccgcgccgccgtgcttgcaggCGATTGGAGCAATGCAGAGAACATGATTGCCAAATGCTCGTGGGACGATAGCATCGAGGTCGGTTCGGCCCCTGCAGATGAATGGGACGATCGCGACACATACCTCTATATCCGTTTCCTCCTTCACGAGCAAGAGTAcctcgagctcctcgaaGCCGGCGcgagcaccgccgcgctgcgtctaTTGCGCCAACGCATCGTACCGCTTGCTCGGCAGCCTGGACGCGTAATGCTGCTGAGCAGCCTTGTGCTACATACGCACCCAGAAGACCTGTACCGGCGCGCATCATGGGACGGCAGCCGTGGTCATTCGCGACAGCGCCTTCTTGACAAGATCCAGCGCATGATCAGCCCCAGCGCCATGCTTCCGagccagcgcctcgtgcatttgctcgagcaggccACCATGCACCAGCGGCTCGAGGACCTTTACTATGTTACCGGCGTAAATGCAGAACACGACAGACCGAGCCTTTTGCGCGACCACGAGAGGGACACGAGCCACTTTCCGCGGCACAATATGTACACTCTGCAAGGGCACACCGACGAGGTCTGGATTCTGCGCTTCTCACACAACGGGAAATGGCTCGCGACTGGCGGCAAGGACCGCGTAGTGATCGTGTGGGACATAGGCAATGGGTTCCATGCGCACACGCGGCTTGTAGAGCGTGAGTCGATCCACAGTATCGACTGGTCCCCCGATGATACCAAGCTGCTCGTCACTGCAGACGAGGAAATTACTGTGTGGGACATGACGACCAAGCGTGGCACAACCTTTGTAGAGCATCTGCACACCGCCTCGGCCCGGTGGCTTCCACACACGATGGCAGGGACGAGCCGTGTACGTGTCCAGGCGTGCGGCCCGTTCGTCAGTGGCGGCATGGACGCCGCGATTCTTTTCTGGAACGAAGGCGGAAAGGTCGTGGAAAAGGTCGACACAACGCCGTTTCGCATCACTTCTTTGGACGTCTCGACCGACGGACGGTGCATGGTCGCGCTTGGATGGTGCCCGCCAAAGGCGCAGAaaccagcgcgccaaggcgcacaTTCCGTGCGCGAAGTGCGCAATCGCGGCGCGTCCCTCTCGAGCCCTTTGCCCTTGTCGTTCGGACGTGGCGCCTACGGTATCCGGTTCTATGGTGAAGGGCGTACGCGTGTAACAAGCTTTGGtttgcttgcgctcccTTCTGATGTGGACGATGTTGCGCCGGTGGGgcaggaagaagaggaaaCGCCGTTGCATTTCGACGTCAACCCAGCCCCGAGCTCCGATCGGGCATCGgtggagcggcgcgagggcGACCATGCATGTGTATATGTATTTGATCTTGTACAGCGCAAACAGATCTACACGCTCTACCTTCCAAATATGCTCACCAACGTCGCAATTTCTTCCGAGGGACGCTACGCGCTATTGAGCGAGCACAGGGGTGATATCCTGCTCTTGGATCTCAGCACCATGAGGCTGCACCAGCACTACCACGGCCACCACGCCCGCGACTtcactttgcgcgccgcatttggCGGTGCTGCCCAAGGACCAGGCGAGCGCTTCGGTCCTTCGTTTGTCGCGAGCGGAAGTGAGGATGCGCGCATCTATCTTTGGCACCGCGCCACGGGACAGCTACTAGAGACTGGTAACCAACAcccgcacggcgcggtgaACGACGTGGCATGGCATCCACACAACGCCGAGATGCTCGCATCCTGCGGCGACGATGGCACTGTGCGGATCTGGCAAACAGGGAACGCAGGATTGTCCAtcacacgcacgctgccAAACACGatggaggcgctgcatccagAAAGCAGGATGGGCCGGTACTCCGACCGCGACTTACGACAAGACACAGATACGGCGAACCCAGAGAGCAGGGCCGGTCGACACTCGGATCACGACACTACACAAGGCACCGATGTTACTATggacgatgacgacgaagcGCCCTCATCGCTAGATGGAGAGGAACACGAAAACGAGAGCATGGCGCAGGAAACACTACGTATCCGTCCGGCTCCGCGCACGGCCCGGACGCGGCTCACTTCCTCGCCGCCCACGTCCAGCGGACGCTTGCACGAagcctcgagcgcagctACATTGTCTTCTCCACCTCCACCGCGACGACCCCATCCCTTCCCTTGGTAG
- a CDS encoding uncharacterized protein (COG:S; EggNog:ENOG503NZN2), protein MPAAAWDDTVSGHVAKHACSPTQAMRVRAQHGTSLHHFLEHTPLARRARHWDWRNGATSARNSPPSDEELAFVRNYFKYEDGPNGPSKLYLMLLTDCMLTLKDRPWMGVVSPPLLATTGVLPLSIFSTGPDIIDHYYNCIIEAKREVILLTNYWQQGKNVDKIAAAIRELNKRAAARGDTIVMKIMWDRGPRTVGDLFRLRTPILPAQWAANGLPASAELTNIELEILNYHRPLMGTFHAKLLLVDRKVALLNSINIQDRPNLEACVRLEGDIVNAVYDHALISWGNPLRPMLPCLDSPASPTVSDDVFILGGNNSLPHVSDKQREQMGRMAREQLIQDDQETLRQQPVSMRVHIADIVEQMIQARAGATDTPQTARKEPVDSDHAVRRAAAIWTNKTHGNNRDNTHPSAPAFPQTIADSALRMLGKDSSSSWNVQYELHGRHGRGVSEEEAKVLARITSSLDFANNSQVQGELKPEVIENSIGGWQAQRLMGLLEFEPLVFHSAHAPVPMALVNRRPRGLPGHGDIANPQAAAWLAGFRYAKKHVFIQSPTLNASPIKAAILACVRRSVRVELWLDLGFNDKSESMPFQGGTNEQVVSKMYRTLRREGQGREKYLDVYWYTGKDMDRPLNAVRKQRNCHVKFAAFDGEVGILGSGNQDTQSWFHSQEINVMVDSKQIVSEWVTALRRNQSTHLYGKVDQQLGIWRGKGGDQMPDTGKDGVPESA, encoded by the coding sequence ATgccagcagcggcgtgggACGATACGGTAAGTGGGCATGTCGCCAAGCATGCGTGCTCGCCAACCcaagcgatgcgcgtgcgtgcacaacATGGTACATCACTGCACCATTTCCTCGAACACACACCGCTCGCACGGCGTGCACGGCACTGGGACTGGCGCAACGGCGCGACCAGCGCACGAAATTCTCCACCAAGCGACGAGGAACTtgcatttgtgcgcaaCTACTTCAAGTACGAAGACGGCCCTAATGGACCGAGCAAGCTCTACCTGATGTTGCTTACGGATTGCATGCTCACGCTCAAGGATCGACCATGGATGGGTGTCGtttcgccgccgctgctcgcgaCCACCGGCGTCCTTCCCCTGTCCATCTTTTCCACAGGCCCCGATATTATCGATCACTACTACAACTGTATTATTGaagccaagcgcgaggTGATACTGCTCACAAATTACTGGCAGCAGGGCAAGAACGTCGATAAGATTGCCGCAGCGATTCGCGAGCTGaacaagcgcgctgcagcgcgcggcgacacCATCGTGATGAAGATCATGTGGGACCGTGGACCGCGCACTGTGGGCGATCTCTTCCGTCTGCGCACTCCCATCCTTCCCGCCCAATGGGCCGCGAATGGCCTGCCGGCTTCCGCGGAACTTACTAATATCGAGCTGGAGATCTTAAACTACCACCGCCCCCTCATGGGCACTTTCCATGCCAAGCTTCTGCTGGTCGATCGCAAGGTCGCGCTCTTGAACAGTATCAATATTCAGGACCGCCCCAATTTGGAGGCGTGCGTGCGTCTGGAAGGCGACATTGTCAACGCTGTCTACGACCACGCGCTGATCTCGTGGGGAAATCCACTGCGCCCCATGCTTCCATGCCTTGATTCGCCAGCATCGCCCACGGTGTCTGACGATGTGTTTATCCTTGGCGGAAACAATTCTCTGCCGCACGTGTCGGACAAGCAGCGGGAGCAGATGGGAAggatggcgcgcgagcagctcatCCAAGACGACCAAgagacgctgcggcagcagcCTGTAAGCATGCGAGTGCACATCGCCGACATCGTCGAGCAGATGAtacaggcgcgcgccggcgcgacCGATACTCCgcaaactgcgcgcaaagaacCTGTCGATAGTGATcatgcggtgcgccgcgcagcggcaatTTGGACCAACAAGACCCATGGAAATAACCGCGACAACACGCACCCCTCGGCTCCTGCCTTTCCCCAGACCATCGCCGacagcgcactgcgcatgctcggcaaggacagcagcagcagctggaACGTGCAGTACGAGCTACACGGCCGGCACGGTCGAGGCGTGAGCGAGGAAGAAGCCAAGGTGCTTGCACGCATTACCAGCTCCCTAGACTTTGCGAATAACTCGCAAGTACAGGGCGAGCTGAAGCCAGAAGTCATTGAAAACAGCATCGGTGGATggcaggcacagcgcctcATGGGTTTACTGGAGTTCGAACCGCTCGTCTTCCATTCCGCACATGCGCCTGTGCCCATGGCACTCGTCAATCGCCGCCCCCGCGGTCTTCCAGGCCACGGCGATATTGCGAATCCCCAAGCAGCCGCATGGCTCGCAGGGTTCCGCTACGCCAAAAAGCACGTGTTTATACAAAGCCCGACGCTCAATGCTAGCCCGATCAAAGCTGCGATTCTTGCgtgtgtgcggcgctccgtCCGTGTCGAGTTGTGGCTTGATCTCGGGTTCAATGACAAGAGCGAGAGCATGCCGTTCCAGGGTGGCACAAACGAGCAGGTAGTCTCCAAAATGTACCGCactttgcggcgcgaaggACAAGGCAGGGAAAAGTACCTTGACGTGTATTGGTACACGGGCAAAGACATGGACAGGCCCTTGAATGCGGTGCGTAAGCAGCGCAACTGCCATGTGAAATTCGCCGCATTTGACGGCGAGGTTGGTATTCTTGGCAGTGGAAATCAAGACACGCAGAGCTGGTTCCACTCGCAAGAGATTAATGTCATGGTCGACTCGAAGCAGATTGTATCCGAGTGGGTCACAGCACTTCGGCGGAACCAGTCGACACATTTGTACGGCAAAGTCGACCAACAACTTGGCATTTGGCGCGGCAAGGGCGGCGATCAGATGCCGGATACGGGCAAGGATGGCGTGCCAGAGTCTGCATAG
- a CDS encoding uncharacterized protein (EggNog:ENOG503Q37R; COG:S; BUSCO:EOG09263F11): MLTTSVRVIRMLKYNTRWAAKLEKKKQKQAVRVARVAERKQQEQDAETERVRRELEKNPFTMSDNPKAQSLFTSSLFANAPSHENSAPENAQSPMDDDDDDDDDDDDDDEDDEDDYDEEARLAEEEAIKQSIAAQREQLGLDKDWARSVTQYTPPLYLNTISEPATQEETLQAPAESVIQRAAELSADASLSGKEEYEKMVLDGIDSTFERFTRRIRAEPRQVVRYEFGGVPLPFSAQGSIFRMLWPDPQKPMREDAVPPCPLCGAPRVFEMQLMPNLANLLRAERIDDTDVQQPKDAAEAEKQRRAQIENTLGLGSAKDGVRTGIIWSTAIVFVCSKDCCASSEGCAEEWIGVQFEQDW, from the coding sequence ATGCTGACCACCAGTGTGCGAGTGATCCGTATGTTGAAGTACAATACACGATGGGCTGCAAAGCTTGAGAAAAAGAAACAGAAACAGGCCGTGCGCGTAGCACgcgtcgccgagcgcaagcaacaAGAACAAGATGCAGAGAcggagcgcgtgcgccgcgagctggaaaagAACCCATTTACCATGTCTGATAACCCAAAAGCGCAATCCTTGTTTACAAGTTCGTTATTTGCCAATGCACCGAGCCACGAAAATTCCGCCCCGGAAAATGCCCAATCGCCCATGGACGATGATGACGATGATGACGATGATGACGATGATGACGATGAAGACGATGAAGACGATTACGATGAAGAGGCGCGGCTcgcggaagaagaggcTATCAAGCAGTCCATTGCAGCACAGCGTGAGCAGCTGGGCCTAGACAAAGACTGGGCCCGCAGTGTAACACAATATACCCCACCACTATACCTCAACACAATATCTGAGCCCGCAACTCAGGAAGAAACGTTGCAAGCGCCTGCAGAAAGTGTCAttcagcgcgccgcagagcTTAGCGCCGATGCTTCGCTGAGCGGCAAGGAAGAGTACGAAAAAATGGTGCTGGACGGGATCGACTCAACGTTTGAGCGATTTACGCGTCGGATTCGTGCAGAGCCGCGCCAGGTCGTTCGCTATGAATTTGGCGGAGTGCCGCTGCCCTTTAGTGCACAAGGCAGCATCTTTCGCATGCTGTGGCCCGACCCGCAAAAACCAATGCGCGAGGATGCCGTGCCGCCGTGCCCATTGTGCGGTGCACCGCGTGTATTTGAGATGCAGCTCATGCCGAATCTCGCGAACCTCttgcgtgccgagcgcatcgatgaCACCGACGTACAGCAGCCAAAAGACGCCGCCGAGGCggaaaagcagcgccgcgcgcaaatcgaaAACACGCTCGGATTGGGCAGTGCTAAGGACGGAGTACGCACGGGCATCATCTGGAGCACAGCAATTGTCTTCGTCTGCAGCAAAgattgctgcgcttcgTCGGAAGGGTGTGCCGAGGAGTGGATTGGCGTCCAGTTCGAGCAAGATTGGTAG
- the MET12 gene encoding methylenetetrahydrofolate reductase [NAD(P)H] (EggNog:ENOG503NVAK; COG:E) yields MPERRVARIDEKLAQKQDGILWSLEFFPPKTSDGMANLYARIERMTAKLHPGWVHVTWGSGGSTRDISLELAVRVQNGFFDPSMNWRAELDNSGPRTGGCDVCLHMTCTDVERSFLDTALADAKRYGICNILALRGDPPRGEESWIATDQQFQTSIDLVKYVRKQHGDAFCIGVAGYPEGLSGHTPEDVARDIGFLKQKQDAGAQFIVTQFFYEPEKFHTWHARCRAHGITIPIIPGVMPIQNYHSFRRMTNLCRLQVPTPLLEALEPIKTDDASVKDVGVQVAHTIVDQVHKQDQIAAFHLYTLNLEKSVTRVITGAKAGAGELRAEKGALVRSPADWEWDEFPNGRYGDSRSPAFGELDGYGASLKVPPEEAMRLWGTPVDESDIRRIFTNYVKGSLACIPWCDVPVWDETAPLLPALTRLNDGKGWWTVGSQPAVNGIDSSDPTYGFGPKNGFIFQKSFVEMFMSEKDKRALVERIGQSETPITFYAAMHDPASFETNVGEHGLNAVTWGVFPGKEVAQSTIIEAQSFMAWRDEAFAIWREWELLFPPRSASRKFLRAIHDTYWLVTVVHHDYKDADGLWRFLTQA; encoded by the coding sequence ATGCCCGAGCGTCGCGTGGCTCGCATCGATGAGaagcttgcgcaaaagcagGATGGTATTCTCTGGTCGCTCGAGTTTTTCCCCCCCAAGACCAGCGATGGTATGGCGAACTTGTACGCGCGTATTGAGCGCATGACTGCGAAACTGCATCCCGGCTGGGTGCACGTAACCTGGGGCTCGGGCGGCTCCACACGCGACATCTCCTTGGAGCTTGCCGTGCGTGTCCAAAACGGCTTCTTTGACCCCTCGATGAACTGGCGCGCTGAGCTGGACAATAGCGGTCCGCGCACGGGCGGCTGTGACGTGTGTCTTCACATGACGTGCACGGATGTGGAGCGCAGTTTTCTGGACACGGCCTTGGCGGATGCAAAGCGCTACGGCATTTGCAATatcctcgcgctgcgtggGGACCCGCCGCGTGGCGAGGAATCCTGGATTGCGACCGACCAGCAATTCCAGACATCGATCGATCTTGTCAAGTACGttcgcaagcagcacggTGATGCGTTTTGTATCGGCGTCGCTGGCTATCCCGAAGGGCTGTCTGGCCACACGCCAGAGGATGTTGCGCGCGATATCGGTTTCCTGAAACAGAAGCAAGACGCTGGTGCACAATTTATCGTGACGCAGTTTTTCTACGAGCCGGAAAAGTTTCATACctggcacgcgcgctgTCGCGCACACGGCATTACGATTCCCATTATTCCCGGCGTGATGCCCATCCAAAACTACCACAGTTTCCGGCGTATGACAAACTTATGTCGCCTGCAAGTGCCTACaccgctgctcgaggcgctaGAGCCGATCAAGACGGACGATGCGAGCGTCAAGGATGTCGGCGTGCAGGTAGCGCACACGATTGTGGATCAAGTGCACAAGCAGGACCAAATAGCCGCGTTTCACCTCTACACGCTCAATCTGGAAAAAAGCGTCACGCGCGTCATTACCGGGGCCAAAGCGGGCGCCGGAGAGTTGCGCGCTgaaaaaggcgcgcttgtgcgaTCGCCGGCTGACTGGGAATGGGATGAGTTTCCCAATGGTCGATACGGAGATTCGCGCAGTCCTGCGTTCGGTGAGCTTGATGGCTATGGCGCAAGCCTCAAAGTGCCGCCGGAAGAGGCGATGCGCCTTTGGGGCACGCCTGTAGACGAGTCCGATATCCGCCGCATCTTTACCAACTACGTAAAAGGCAGTCTTGCGTGCATTCCATGGTGCGATGTGCCTGTGTGGGACGAGACTGCGCCGCTACTTCCTGCACTCACGCGTTTGAACGACGGAAAAGGATGGTGGACTGTGGGATCGCAGCCCGCAGTGAACGGAATCGATAGCAGCGATCCCACCTATGGCTTCGGCCCCAAAAACGGCTTCATTTTCCAAAAATCGTTTGTGGAGATGTTCATGTCGGAAAAAGACAAGCGTGCCTTGGTCGAAAGGATTGGACAGAGCGAAACGCCCATCACTTTTTATGCTGCTATGCACGATCCCGCATCCTTCGAGACAAACGTAGGAGAACACGGGCTCAATGCGGTGACGTGGGGTGTTTTCCCGGGAAAAGAGGTTGCCCAATCGACCATCATTGAGGCGCAGTCATTCATGGCgtggcgcgacgaggcgtTTGCGATTTGGCGTGAATGGGAACTGCTCTTTCCGCCGCGAAGCGCCTCGCGAAAATTTTTGCGTGCGATCCATGATACGTATTGGCTGGTGACGGTCGTGCATCACGACTACAAGGATGCAGATGGATTATGGAGGTTTTTGACGCAAGCATAG
- the ORC1 gene encoding Origin recognition complex, subunit 1 (COG:L; EggNog:ENOG503NU0T): MITRAKRRASAPEPPPPAPVHDSTTRKIPRPTPKKRSIPARRIAQKATPAADVARAVPPLSLPNRPGSLHSLAPATLARLSAHERARRLLHVGSTPEELPSREQQFSEIVACMTDALQARAGECAYMYGVPGTGKTATVREAVRTMQASMARGELPAFRFVEINGMKLASAMQAYTELWSAVQGGEKRLHPRAALNRLTQYFGADGDGQRTPLVVLMDELDLFVTSRQDVIYNLFHWPNLPGSQLVVLAVANTMDLPERTLQPKVASRLGMLRVPFMPYTDKQLLDIVRVRLDLDEHGARVGNEPATQGCEHLFRYDALVFASKRVANVSGDARRMLDVCRHAVEAAEHKALVAGVPQEPISIADVRQVLDRMARSGRGAHMAALSTQAKLLLGSMYATMRRSGLDEVTWGDVLSHHAIQ, from the exons ATGATTActcgcgcaaagcgccgcgctaGCGCGCCAGAGCCCCCCCCACCAGCTCCTGTACATGATAGCACGACACGCAAGATACCCCGCCCGACCCCAAAGAAGCGCTCCATacctgcgcggcgcatcgcgcaaaaagcaaCGCCTGCGGCcgacgttgcgcgcgccgtgccgccgcTCTCGCTGCCGAACCGTCCCGGCTCGCTGCACTCGCTGGCACCAGCCACACTTGCGCGTCTCAGTGCGCACGAGCGTGCACGGCGGCTCCTGCATGTAGGCTCCACGCCAGAAGAGCTTCCGAGCCGCGAGCAGCAGTTTAGCGAGATTGTAGCGTGCATGaccgatgcgctgcaagcgcgtgcaggcgAGTGTGCCTACATGTATGGCGTTCCCGGCACGGGAAAGACGGCTACAGTGCGCGAGGCAGTGCGCACTATGCAGGCGAGTATGGCACGCGGCGAACTGCCCGCGTTCCGGTTTGTTGAGATCAACGGCATGAAACTTGCCAGCGCAATGCAGGCATACACAGAGCTATggagcgctgtgcaaggcGGCGAGAAGCGATTGcatccacgcgccgcactgaATCGCCTCACGCAGTACTTTGGTGCGGATGGCGATGGGCAGCGGACGCCGCTAGTCGTGCTTATGGACGAGCTCGATCTGTTTGTCACGTCGCGGCAAGACGTGATCTACAACTTGTTTCACTGGCCCAACTTGCCCGGGAGCCAGCTAGTGGTGCTCGCTGTGGCCAACACAATGGACCTTCCGGAGCGCACACTCCAACCAAAGGTAGCGAGTCGGCTGGggatgctgcgcgtgccatTTATGCCGTACACGGACAAGCAGTTGCTCGATATAGTGCGTGTGCGtctcgacttggacgagcaCGGAGCGCGGGTAGGCAACGAGCCAGCGACTCAGGGATGCGAGCACCTCTTTCGGTACGATGCACTCGTGTTTGCCTCCAAGCGCGTGGCAAATGTCtcgggcgatgcgcggcgtATGCTAGACGTTTGCCGCCACGCGGTGGAGGCCGCCGAGCACAAAGCCTTGGTCGCCGGTGTGCCGCAGGAGCCGATCTCGATTGCAGAcgtgcgccaagtgctggatcgcatggcgcgcagtggccgcggcgcgcataTGGCGGCGCTCTCGACGCAGGCCAAGCTCCTCCTAGGGAGCATGTATGCTACGATGCGTCGCTCTGGACTCGACGAGGTCACTTGGGGCGATGTTCTCTCGCACCATGC AATACAATGA